The DNA sequence TCGCGTGCTGATCGTGGACGATTCCGCTTTCGTCAGACAGACATTGAAAGAGATCCTCGAAACAGATCCAGCAATCCAGGTGATCGCGGTCGCAGGTGATCCTTACGTAGCGGTCGAGCGGATTAGAGCTCAACAGCCCGATGTCATTACGTTGGACATTGAGATGCCGCGAATGGACGGCCTCACCTTTCTGGAGAAGCTCATGGGCCAGCACCCCATCCCGGTGGTCATCTGTTCCACTCTCACCGAGGCGGGTTCCGATGTCGCGCTGGCGGCACTAGCAAAAGGCGCGGTCGAGGTTATCACGAAGCCGAAGCTGGGCACGAAGGAGTTTTTCGAAGAATCACGAGTGAAGATATGCGACATCGTGAAGGCGGCTGCCCACGTGCGATTGGCCAGACATCGCCCCGCAAGCAGTGTCAAAGTGGAGCCGAAGCTGACGGCAGACGCCGTTCTGGCGAAACCCGCCTCGGCGGCCATGATTCAAACCACGGAAAAAGTAGTGGTGGTGGGTGCGTCGACCGGCGGAACCGAGGCTCTTCGCGAGTTCCTCGAGGCGATGCCGCTGGATGCTCCGGGGATTGTCATTGTCCAGCACATGCCGGAGGAATTCACTGCCAGATTCGCACAGCGTCTGGACGGGATGTGCCGGATCTCTGTAAGGGAAGCAGCCGATAACGATTCGGTCATTCGGGGGCAGGCCCTGATCGCACCTGGGAACAGGCATGTGCTGCTCAAACGTAGTGGCGCCCGGTACTTTGTCGAACTTCGCGACGGGCCTCTGGTCAGCCGGCACCGGCCGTCCGTCGATGTTCTGTTCCGGTCCGCGGCGCGTTACGGCGGAAAGAATGTCGTCGGCGTGATTATGACCGGGATGGGAGACGACGGTGCCAAAGGGATGTTGGAAATGAAGCAGGCTGGTGCTTTCAATATCGCCCAGGATGAAAACACTTGCGTGGTTTTCGGAATGCCCGCCGAAGCGATTAAGCTCGGTGGCGTCGACCGGGTCGT is a window from the uncultured Paludibaculum sp. genome containing:
- a CDS encoding chemotaxis response regulator protein-glutamate methylesterase, giving the protein MAFNRTVRVLIVDDSAFVRQTLKEILETDPAIQVIAVAGDPYVAVERIRAQQPDVITLDIEMPRMDGLTFLEKLMGQHPIPVVICSTLTEAGSDVALAALAKGAVEVITKPKLGTKEFFEESRVKICDIVKAAAHVRLARHRPASSVKVEPKLTADAVLAKPASAAMIQTTEKVVVVGASTGGTEALREFLEAMPLDAPGIVIVQHMPEEFTARFAQRLDGMCRISVREAADNDSVIRGQALIAPGNRHVLLKRSGARYFVELRDGPLVSRHRPSVDVLFRSAARYGGKNVVGVIMTGMGDDGAKGMLEMKQAGAFNIAQDENTCVVFGMPAEAIKLGGVDRVVPLGNIAPEAVRLCQGR